Proteins from a genomic interval of Arthrobacter sp. CAN_C5:
- a CDS encoding PspA/IM30 family protein yields the protein MSLGRRISRIVRANRTAAKEKPTDPIQTVEQAHRQQLDLVDKARRSVADLAANRHRLDLLAGEARAELDHLEQQAMDAVNAGDDDAARAALRRGLAVTKRLETLTRQRDELDSQVRQLDSNLQRLENRVEDNGIRYQTLKARHGAAQAELGMQDALNGSGQAAAGAEAAARQAELEARRVQAQASAHDELSWTDPNSRRVEEAFEELEASSAADRKLERLKNRRLRD from the coding sequence ATGTCGCTAGGCCGCCGCATCTCCCGTATCGTTCGTGCAAACCGCACTGCCGCGAAAGAGAAGCCCACCGATCCTATTCAGACCGTCGAGCAGGCCCACCGGCAGCAGCTGGACCTGGTGGACAAGGCCCGCCGCAGCGTCGCGGACCTCGCCGCCAACCGTCACCGACTGGATTTGCTCGCCGGCGAGGCGCGCGCCGAACTGGACCACCTGGAACAGCAGGCCATGGATGCGGTGAACGCGGGCGACGACGACGCCGCCCGGGCCGCCCTCCGCCGCGGCCTCGCCGTCACGAAGCGGCTTGAGACGCTAACCCGTCAACGGGACGAACTCGATTCGCAGGTCCGCCAGCTCGACTCCAACCTGCAGCGGCTGGAGAACCGGGTGGAGGACAACGGCATCCGGTATCAGACGCTGAAGGCCAGGCACGGCGCTGCCCAGGCCGAACTCGGCATGCAGGACGCTCTGAACGGGTCCGGACAGGCTGCAGCGGGGGCCGAGGCCGCGGCACGGCAGGCTGAGCTGGAGGCCCGACGGGTCCAGGCCCAGGCCTCAGCCCACGACGAACTGTCCTGGACCGATCCCAACTCCCGGCGTGTGGAGGAGGCCTTCGAGGAACTGGAAGCGAGCTCTGCCGCTGACCGGAAGCTGGAACGTCTGAAGAACCGGCGCCTCCGCGACTAG
- the lepB gene encoding signal peptidase I, with protein MARTSTRRFVGAALMGIAVLLGLRLWVVEPFTVASDSMEPTVPQGSTVVLFKGPPSGEARSLVAFPNPVDSTLTLKRIVAVGGQIVAIKDATLYVDGIPPDESFVDYESIDATYFGPVTVPDGYVFVLGDNRAVSIDSRDFGPVPKESLTASVIWPASQP; from the coding sequence ATGGCTAGGACCAGCACCCGGCGTTTCGTGGGGGCGGCGTTGATGGGTATCGCCGTCCTCCTCGGGCTCCGACTGTGGGTCGTCGAACCATTCACCGTCGCGTCGGACAGCATGGAGCCCACCGTGCCGCAGGGCAGTACAGTGGTGTTATTCAAGGGACCTCCATCAGGCGAGGCGCGTTCCCTCGTAGCCTTCCCCAACCCCGTGGACAGTACCCTCACCCTCAAACGCATCGTGGCGGTCGGGGGGCAAATTGTGGCAATCAAGGATGCGACGCTCTATGTCGACGGTATCCCTCCCGACGAATCCTTCGTTGATTATGAGAGCATTGACGCAACGTACTTTGGGCCCGTCACAGTGCCGGATGGTTATGTTTTTGTGCTGGGAGACAACCGCGCGGTATCCATAGACTCTCGGGATTTCGGGCCGGTTCCCAAGGAAAGCCTCACCGCATCTGTGATCTGGCCGGCTTCTCAGCCCTGA
- a CDS encoding MFS transporter, producing the protein MLWALFFAGVATFSQLYSVQSVLTSIASDFSVSAAQAALTVSAATIGLALAVIPWSWVADRAGRKRTMTWAISAAVAFGLMVPLAPTFELMLVLRFLEGTALGGIPAIALVYLNEEVQRLHAAVAAGTYVAGTTIGGLSGRLVSGPVADLLDWRAGVLVASLMAALAAVAFVWLAPAPRRFAPVVRGIGPKLSERIVHNLRSPRQLGLYAQGFLLMGGFVAVYNYLGFRLELPPFGLPVAIISLLFLAYLAGTVSSRVAGTLAVRFGRLQVMVAGIPVIVLGLIITLADSLPLIIVGLIIFTGGFFTVHSVAAGWTPRLTDVGRAQASSLYNFFYYAGSSLIGWTGGFFFDGFGWNGVALYAAALAVLAGALAVGTLRGAPNH; encoded by the coding sequence ATGCTCTGGGCCCTGTTTTTCGCCGGGGTCGCAACTTTCTCCCAGCTGTACTCGGTGCAGAGCGTCCTGACCAGCATCGCCAGCGACTTTTCCGTCTCGGCTGCCCAGGCAGCGCTCACCGTCTCCGCTGCGACCATCGGGCTAGCCCTGGCCGTCATCCCCTGGTCCTGGGTCGCCGACCGGGCGGGCCGGAAACGGACCATGACCTGGGCGATCAGCGCCGCCGTCGCCTTCGGACTGATGGTCCCCCTGGCCCCCACCTTCGAACTGATGCTGGTGCTGCGCTTCCTGGAGGGCACGGCCCTGGGTGGGATCCCGGCCATCGCGCTGGTCTACCTCAACGAGGAAGTGCAGCGACTCCATGCCGCCGTCGCTGCCGGCACCTACGTTGCGGGAACGACCATCGGCGGGCTGTCGGGGCGGCTGGTCTCCGGACCGGTGGCGGACCTCCTCGACTGGCGGGCCGGAGTTCTCGTGGCGAGCCTGATGGCAGCCCTGGCAGCGGTGGCCTTCGTCTGGCTCGCGCCGGCACCACGACGGTTCGCACCGGTGGTCCGCGGTATTGGGCCAAAACTCTCCGAGCGGATTGTCCACAATCTCCGGTCGCCGCGCCAACTCGGCCTGTACGCCCAGGGGTTCCTGCTGATGGGCGGATTCGTGGCAGTCTACAACTACCTGGGATTCCGCCTCGAACTGCCACCCTTCGGGCTTCCCGTCGCCATCATCAGCCTCCTCTTCCTGGCTTACCTGGCCGGGACGGTCAGTTCGCGGGTGGCCGGCACGCTCGCGGTCCGGTTCGGGCGGCTTCAGGTGATGGTCGCCGGTATCCCGGTGATCGTGCTTGGCCTGATCATCACGCTCGCCGACTCGCTCCCCTTGATCATCGTGGGGCTGATCATCTTCACCGGCGGCTTCTTCACCGTCCATTCGGTGGCGGCCGGCTGGACGCCCCGGCTCACCGACGTCGGCCGCGCCCAGGCCTCCAGCCTGTACAACTTCTTCTACTACGCCGGATCCAGTCTGATCGGCTGGACCGGAGGCTTCTTCTTCGACGGCTTCGGCTGGAACGGAGTGGCCCTCTACGCGGCGGCCCTGGCCGTGCTGGCCGGGGCTCTCGCCGTCGGGACCCTCCGCGGCGCACCCAATCACTAG
- the trmB gene encoding tRNA (guanosine(46)-N7)-methyltransferase TrmB has product MSTNPAAPSPTPGPHLSQPVSFVRRGSRLQGRRRQAWAELDGFVVEVPRNTMADTSVDPDYRFDATAEFGREAPLVVEVGSGLGEAITHAAELQPHTNFLALEVYKPGLAQTLLRIEQKQLTNVRVAQANAAEALATMLPPGSVNELWVFFPDPWHKTRHRKRRLVKDDFAEVAARVLADGGLWRLATDWSDYAVQMRDVLAGAEHFTNVHDGERTGAESPLTQVWESGVELVVGGAPVREGKDPVSTGNTGVNEGIDTRGGWAPRFDGRILTSFENKAHEAGRMIFDLTYRKI; this is encoded by the coding sequence ATGAGCACTAACCCAGCAGCCCCCTCGCCGACCCCCGGCCCACATCTTTCCCAGCCCGTGTCCTTCGTGCGCCGTGGCTCACGGCTTCAGGGCCGACGCCGTCAGGCGTGGGCTGAGCTCGACGGGTTTGTGGTCGAGGTGCCGCGCAACACGATGGCCGACACCTCCGTCGACCCTGACTACCGGTTTGACGCCACCGCAGAGTTCGGCCGCGAGGCACCGCTCGTCGTGGAGGTCGGTTCGGGCCTGGGCGAGGCCATCACCCACGCGGCCGAGCTGCAGCCACACACCAACTTCCTTGCCCTTGAAGTCTACAAACCGGGCCTTGCGCAGACCCTGCTGCGGATCGAGCAGAAACAGCTCACCAACGTCCGCGTCGCGCAGGCCAACGCCGCCGAGGCCCTCGCCACCATGCTGCCACCCGGCTCGGTCAACGAACTCTGGGTGTTCTTTCCCGACCCCTGGCACAAGACCCGCCACCGGAAACGCCGCCTCGTCAAGGACGACTTCGCCGAGGTCGCGGCGCGGGTGCTTGCCGACGGTGGCCTCTGGCGCCTCGCGACCGACTGGTCCGACTACGCCGTGCAGATGCGCGACGTCCTGGCGGGTGCGGAGCACTTCACCAATGTGCACGACGGCGAGCGCACCGGCGCCGAGAGCCCGCTCACCCAAGTGTGGGAGAGCGGCGTCGAACTGGTGGTGGGCGGGGCGCCCGTCCGCGAAGGCAAGGACCCGGTCAGCACCGGGAACACCGGTGTCAACGAGGGAATCGACACCCGCGGGGGTTGGGCCCCGCGCTTCGATGGCCGCATCCTCACCAGCTTCGAGAACAAGGCCCACGAGGCCGGCAGGATGATCTTCGACCTGACCTATCGCAAGATCTAG
- a CDS encoding DEAD/DEAH box helicase, with the protein MTTFAALGVPKALVQTLTAQGITEPFPIQVKTLPDTLAGRDVLGRGRTGSGKTLAFALPMVARLAEQEAAYRRKPGRPLALVLAPTRELATQINATIEPLATVLGLNTTVIYGGVSQARQEKALRAGVDIVIACPGRLEDLMRQKLITLDAVEITVLDEADHMADLGFLPVVKKLLDTTPKEGQRLLFSATLDNGVDKLVQRYLTNPLTHSVDDPQASVTTMEHHVLLVGDQTQKKQLIVQLASGSGRRLLFMRTKHHARKLAKTLTDAGIPAVDLHGNLSQNARDRNLAEFSSGDVRVLVATDVAARGVHVDDVELVVHVDPPTEHKAYLHRSGRTARAGSSGTVVTITLPEQKSEVQKLMRAAGVDVAFENVKATSPLVGKLIGDVAEKIDPRTRASLVASREAQRGGGTSTGANAQRKRRGTAPPSSGGRGGRGGRGKVSAESTGNRSDRRQDQPRGPRFGATAGASAGGSNGGGRRRDDDRPAGSGTGGGNRTRRPAGARAADVAPQGKAPHRSSNAGAKQEPGNQRNHTPSAGAGRRSSGPRRATAPASNDRRSN; encoded by the coding sequence ATGACTACTTTTGCTGCACTCGGTGTGCCCAAGGCACTGGTCCAAACCCTTACCGCCCAGGGAATCACCGAACCATTCCCCATCCAGGTCAAGACCCTGCCCGACACGCTGGCTGGCCGTGACGTACTCGGCCGCGGCCGCACCGGCTCCGGCAAGACACTCGCGTTCGCGCTCCCCATGGTGGCCCGGCTCGCCGAGCAGGAAGCCGCGTACCGGCGGAAGCCCGGACGCCCGCTGGCGCTGGTGCTCGCTCCGACCCGCGAGCTCGCCACCCAGATCAACGCGACCATCGAACCGCTGGCCACCGTGCTCGGCCTGAACACCACGGTCATTTACGGCGGTGTCTCCCAGGCCCGCCAGGAGAAGGCCCTGCGCGCCGGCGTCGACATTGTCATCGCCTGCCCGGGCCGCCTCGAGGACCTGATGCGCCAGAAGCTCATCACCCTCGACGCCGTCGAGATCACCGTGCTGGACGAGGCCGACCACATGGCCGACCTCGGCTTCCTGCCCGTCGTGAAGAAGCTCCTGGACACCACCCCCAAGGAGGGCCAGCGCCTGCTGTTCTCCGCCACGCTGGACAACGGCGTGGACAAGCTCGTCCAGCGGTACCTGACCAACCCGCTGACTCACTCGGTGGATGACCCCCAGGCGTCGGTGACCACCATGGAGCACCACGTCCTGCTGGTCGGCGACCAGACGCAGAAGAAGCAGCTGATCGTTCAGCTCGCCTCGGGCAGCGGGCGCCGCCTGCTCTTCATGCGCACCAAGCACCACGCACGCAAACTGGCCAAGACCCTGACCGACGCCGGGATCCCTGCCGTCGACCTGCACGGCAACCTGTCGCAGAACGCCCGCGACCGTAACCTCGCCGAGTTCTCCTCCGGCGACGTGCGCGTGCTCGTCGCCACCGACGTCGCCGCCCGCGGCGTGCACGTGGACGACGTCGAACTGGTGGTCCACGTCGATCCCCCCACCGAGCACAAGGCCTACCTGCACCGCTCGGGCCGTACCGCCCGTGCCGGCTCGTCAGGGACCGTGGTCACGATCACCCTGCCGGAGCAGAAGTCCGAGGTGCAGAAACTGATGCGCGCCGCGGGAGTCGACGTTGCCTTTGAGAACGTGAAGGCCACCTCTCCGCTGGTCGGCAAGCTGATCGGTGATGTCGCCGAGAAGATCGACCCGCGAACCCGCGCGTCATTGGTTGCATCACGTGAAGCGCAGCGCGGCGGTGGCACCTCCACCGGAGCCAACGCACAGCGCAAGCGCCGTGGCACGGCTCCACCCTCGTCGGGTGGCCGTGGCGGCCGCGGCGGTCGCGGGAAGGTTTCCGCCGAGTCGACGGGCAACCGGTCCGATCGTCGGCAGGATCAGCCACGCGGTCCCCGCTTTGGCGCTACGGCCGGCGCATCAGCTGGCGGCTCCAACGGTGGCGGACGCCGTCGTGACGACGACCGTCCCGCCGGCTCGGGAACGGGTGGCGGCAACCGCACCCGCCGTCCAGCCGGTGCACGCGCTGCCGACGTCGCACCCCAGGGCAAGGCACCTCACCGCTCCAGCAACGCGGGCGCCAAGCAGGAGCCGGGTAATCAGCGCAACCACACGCCGTCGGCCGGGGCGGGACGCCGCTCCAGCGGACCCCGCCGGGCCACCGCGCCCGCGTCGAACGACCGCCGGAGCAACTAG
- a CDS encoding SDR family oxidoreductase, translated as MTTISGSHFLVIGATGVLGAAVARQLAGAGARVTLSGRSATKLESLAGELGDAVAGTVVADLTHPNTPAEIAEVCGDVDGLVYAAGVVAFGPVAELDDETLDELLLVNVLGYIRLVRAVSAQLQRDSVVVQISAVVAESPTAGMAAYSASKAALSAFGKALSLEVRRQGTRVLDVRPPHTETGLVNRAIAGSAPRLPAGKDPEAVAERIVRAIADGEKDLPASSFS; from the coding sequence ATGACAACTATCAGTGGCAGCCACTTCCTGGTCATCGGTGCGACGGGTGTTCTGGGCGCCGCCGTCGCCAGGCAGTTGGCAGGTGCCGGGGCGAGGGTGACACTTTCTGGCCGATCCGCAACGAAACTGGAGAGCCTGGCTGGCGAACTGGGAGATGCGGTGGCGGGAACCGTCGTCGCCGATCTCACCCACCCCAACACTCCGGCCGAAATAGCCGAGGTCTGCGGTGACGTCGACGGGTTGGTGTACGCGGCGGGAGTAGTCGCGTTCGGGCCGGTAGCGGAGCTCGATGACGAGACTCTGGATGAGCTGCTCCTCGTCAACGTCCTGGGTTATATCCGGCTCGTCCGCGCGGTGTCCGCTCAGCTGCAGCGGGATTCAGTGGTGGTCCAGATCAGTGCTGTGGTCGCGGAAAGCCCAACCGCCGGAATGGCTGCCTACTCGGCGAGCAAGGCAGCGCTAAGCGCATTCGGGAAGGCGTTGTCGCTCGAAGTGCGCCGGCAGGGGACCCGGGTGCTCGATGTCCGGCCGCCGCACACCGAGACCGGGCTGGTGAACCGCGCAATTGCCGGCTCCGCCCCGCGGCTTCCCGCCGGGAAGGACCCGGAGGCCGTCGCGGAGCGGATTGTCCGGGCGATCGCGGACGGCGAGAAGGACCTCCCGGCGTCGTCGTTCAGCTAG
- a CDS encoding YccF domain-containing protein, which translates to MNVILNVIWLIFGGIWLALGYVLAGVICCLLIVTIPFGIASFRIAAYAIWPFGRTIVDRGGRASTLSGIGNVIWIVVAGIWLAIGHVLTAIPMFLSIIGIPLGIANLKMIPISLTPLGKEIIETRGSTVPQLR; encoded by the coding sequence ATGAACGTAATTCTGAATGTCATCTGGCTGATTTTCGGCGGCATCTGGCTTGCCCTGGGGTATGTTCTGGCGGGCGTGATCTGCTGCCTGCTGATCGTGACGATCCCGTTCGGGATTGCGTCCTTCAGGATCGCCGCCTACGCCATCTGGCCTTTCGGCCGAACGATTGTGGATCGGGGAGGCAGAGCGTCGACGCTGTCCGGTATCGGCAACGTCATCTGGATAGTTGTCGCAGGCATCTGGCTTGCCATCGGGCACGTGCTGACGGCGATCCCCATGTTCCTGAGCATCATCGGCATCCCCCTGGGCATCGCCAACCTGAAAATGATCCCGATCTCGCTAACGCCACTCGGCAAGGAAATCATCGAGACCCGCGGCAGCACGGTTCCACAGCTGCGTTAG
- a CDS encoding M20 family metallopeptidase: protein MTHPDHSVLDDAQHLHDDLVRLRHRLHQEPETGLTLPRTQEKVLQALDGLPYEITLGTDTTSVTAVLRGQGGHGSATAATDRPAVLLRGDMDALPVQEQTGVEYTSRFDGAMHACGHDLHTAMLAGAATLLAERQDQLAGDVVLMFQPGEEGFDGAGVMIREGVLEAAGRTPDAAYGLHVMSAQQANGRLATRPGTLMSASDGLHVTVHGAGGHGSSPHLAKDPVTAAAEMVTALQVMITRQFDMFDPVVVTVGVLRAGTKRNVIPESAVFEATVRTFSEANREKMQTVVPRLLEGIAAAHGLEVTVNYSTEYPLTITDDAETVRAESVIADLFGSDRYSRMAQPLSGSEDFSRILAAVPGSFVFLSAVAPGADPLTSAYNHSPYATFDDSVLADGAALYTQLALARIAELAAVVQ from the coding sequence ATGACCCACCCCGACCACTCAGTGCTCGACGACGCGCAGCACCTCCACGACGACCTGGTGCGGCTGCGGCACCGCCTGCATCAGGAACCCGAAACTGGCTTGACCCTGCCCCGCACCCAGGAAAAGGTACTTCAGGCGCTCGACGGTCTCCCCTATGAGATCACGCTCGGGACGGACACCACCTCGGTGACCGCCGTGCTCCGCGGACAGGGCGGCCACGGGTCGGCCACTGCAGCAACGGACAGGCCCGCCGTGCTGCTGCGGGGCGACATGGATGCGCTGCCGGTGCAGGAACAGACCGGCGTCGAGTACACGTCGAGATTCGACGGCGCCATGCACGCGTGCGGGCATGATCTGCACACCGCGATGCTGGCCGGGGCGGCCACCCTACTGGCGGAGCGGCAGGATCAGCTGGCGGGCGACGTCGTCCTCATGTTCCAGCCCGGTGAGGAAGGTTTCGACGGTGCCGGGGTGATGATCCGGGAAGGGGTACTCGAGGCGGCCGGGAGGACCCCCGACGCCGCGTACGGCCTGCACGTGATGTCGGCTCAGCAGGCGAACGGACGGCTGGCAACCCGTCCCGGCACCCTAATGTCAGCCTCCGACGGGTTGCATGTCACCGTGCACGGCGCTGGTGGCCACGGCTCCTCCCCGCACCTGGCGAAGGACCCTGTCACCGCAGCGGCGGAAATGGTGACGGCATTGCAGGTGATGATCACCCGGCAGTTCGACATGTTTGATCCGGTGGTGGTGACAGTCGGTGTGCTGCGGGCCGGCACCAAGCGCAACGTCATCCCGGAGTCGGCGGTCTTCGAAGCGACGGTGAGGACCTTCTCCGAGGCGAACCGGGAGAAGATGCAGACAGTGGTGCCGAGGCTGCTGGAAGGAATTGCCGCCGCCCACGGCCTGGAGGTCACGGTCAACTACTCGACCGAGTACCCGTTGACAATCACCGACGACGCCGAGACGGTGCGGGCCGAATCGGTCATCGCGGACCTGTTCGGCTCGGACCGCTACTCCCGGATGGCCCAGCCGCTCAGCGGGTCCGAGGACTTCTCCCGGATTCTCGCAGCGGTCCCGGGCAGTTTCGTTTTCCTCTCCGCGGTGGCACCCGGAGCGGACCCGCTAACCAGTGCGTACAACCATTCCCCGTACGCAACCTTCGACGACAGCGTCCTGGCCGACGGAGCGGCTTTGTACACCCAGCTGGCCCTGGCGCGGATCGCCGAGCTGGCCGCCGTCGTGCAGTAG
- a CDS encoding bifunctional diguanylate cyclase/phosphodiesterase, with translation MLCEHRLGATSQGVMQQVIEIQRDRYEIGVPVRRRQWLLWSTGVLLAITVISLLPITQGAIGTLPSTVLYPLTEACAAALCWMAVRAAGFRRLEVTLGAAAVTLYLVGDSIYTYTALQGETGTVTFADLAYLLFAVLIIGSLSVVIHRQMRDRLWPVLLDSLVGTLAAASVVSILLTPALKSASSGPMSPESIIAIAYPILDIAIIAVIAGILASQGLDLGRRWPFFLAGLALFTASDVIYALDVSGYVVGSVLDAGWLIGVVAAAFWVDGAARPVIATDETTAVMPALAAPVVSIGAALGVLVLASQTEIPTIAVLFAGLTLAAAAVPMTFRHKMQRTLAHTDDLTGLPNRRALHSDVPAHLQPGRSGALLLMDLDRFKDVNDGLGHHFGDDLLHQVGRRLAEQVRVPDIVSRIGGDEFAVFLTDVSQEAAVETAARIYKCLGEPFAIGGTMVQSSASLGIALYPSHGTDLDALLRSADVAMYRAKADHSGHHLYQLDYDDHREIRFRTMQELRTAIAEHQFVMHYQPKISPRGPEIADVESLVRWNHPTRGLLYPDAFLQFAEEAGLMPQLTEVIMDQVLDQVVRWRSEGLDLAIAVNVSASCLREDLPHQITQMLSARNLPPSVLVLEITEEILMQNGARAVGVLRELRARGVEISIDDFGTGYSSLAYLRDLPVDELKLDRSFIFPMNQDRRATSLVASIIDLAHSLGLRIVAEGVENEEAYTELARLECDLIQGYYLSKPIPAGELSAWMVKQRVAAGLV, from the coding sequence ATGCTGTGTGAACATCGGCTGGGGGCCACGAGTCAGGGCGTCATGCAACAGGTCATCGAAATACAACGCGATCGTTATGAGATCGGCGTACCCGTCCGCCGTCGTCAGTGGCTTTTGTGGTCGACGGGGGTGCTCCTGGCGATCACTGTGATCTCCCTTCTTCCCATCACTCAGGGTGCTATCGGCACCCTGCCATCCACTGTGTTGTATCCGCTCACAGAAGCTTGCGCGGCAGCCCTATGCTGGATGGCCGTCCGGGCCGCAGGATTCCGACGGCTGGAAGTAACCCTCGGGGCTGCTGCTGTCACTCTGTACCTTGTCGGTGACTCGATCTACACATATACCGCTCTGCAGGGAGAGACCGGCACCGTCACTTTCGCTGATCTGGCTTATCTGCTGTTTGCTGTGTTGATCATCGGATCTCTCAGTGTGGTGATCCATCGTCAGATGCGTGACCGGCTTTGGCCGGTCCTCCTGGATAGCCTTGTCGGTACACTTGCTGCCGCCTCGGTGGTCTCGATCCTTCTGACACCCGCCTTGAAATCCGCATCGAGCGGACCCATGTCGCCCGAATCAATCATCGCGATCGCCTACCCTATCCTTGATATCGCGATCATCGCGGTGATCGCCGGGATCCTTGCATCGCAGGGATTGGACCTCGGAAGACGATGGCCATTTTTCCTGGCGGGGCTGGCCCTGTTCACTGCCTCTGATGTCATTTATGCGCTGGACGTTAGCGGGTATGTTGTTGGATCCGTCCTGGACGCAGGGTGGCTCATCGGCGTCGTCGCGGCAGCATTCTGGGTTGACGGTGCTGCCCGGCCGGTCATCGCGACGGATGAAACCACAGCGGTCATGCCAGCGCTTGCCGCACCTGTAGTGTCGATCGGTGCCGCGCTCGGTGTCCTGGTGCTGGCCAGTCAAACAGAGATACCAACCATTGCCGTTCTGTTTGCAGGGCTTACCCTCGCTGCCGCAGCCGTTCCGATGACTTTCCGGCACAAAATGCAAAGGACCCTGGCCCACACGGATGACCTTACCGGGCTGCCCAATCGGCGAGCCCTCCATTCGGATGTGCCAGCCCACCTGCAACCGGGCCGGAGTGGAGCCCTCCTACTCATGGATCTGGACCGATTCAAGGATGTGAATGACGGACTTGGCCATCATTTTGGCGACGATCTGTTGCATCAGGTAGGACGTCGACTGGCCGAACAGGTTCGTGTTCCAGATATTGTGTCGCGAATCGGTGGAGACGAGTTCGCCGTCTTCCTGACGGACGTGTCGCAGGAAGCGGCGGTTGAAACCGCCGCGCGCATCTACAAGTGTCTCGGCGAACCGTTCGCCATTGGCGGCACGATGGTTCAGTCCAGCGCAAGCCTGGGTATAGCTCTTTACCCCAGCCACGGCACCGACCTCGACGCGCTGTTGCGCAGTGCCGACGTCGCAATGTACCGCGCGAAAGCCGACCACAGCGGGCATCACCTTTACCAGCTGGACTACGACGACCACCGCGAAATCCGCTTCCGCACTATGCAGGAGCTCCGGACCGCCATCGCCGAGCACCAATTCGTCATGCATTATCAGCCGAAGATCTCCCCCCGCGGTCCCGAAATTGCCGATGTGGAGTCGCTGGTGCGCTGGAACCACCCCACCCGTGGGCTGCTCTACCCCGACGCCTTCCTCCAGTTCGCTGAAGAGGCCGGACTGATGCCGCAGCTCACCGAGGTGATCATGGACCAGGTGCTGGACCAGGTGGTCCGCTGGCGGTCCGAGGGACTGGACCTGGCGATTGCCGTGAACGTGTCAGCGAGCTGCCTCCGGGAGGACCTGCCGCACCAGATCACCCAGATGCTGAGCGCCCGAAACCTGCCACCCTCGGTGCTGGTGCTGGAAATCACCGAGGAAATCCTCATGCAGAACGGCGCCCGGGCGGTTGGGGTCCTGCGGGAGCTGCGGGCGAGGGGCGTTGAAATCTCGATCGACGACTTCGGGACGGGCTACAGCTCCCTCGCATACCTGCGGGACCTTCCCGTCGACGAGCTCAAGCTGGATCGGTCGTTTATTTTTCCGATGAACCAGGACCGTCGAGCAACCAGCCTGGTGGCATCGATCATCGACCTGGCGCACAGCCTGGGTCTGCGGATCGTGGCGGAGGGAGTCGAGAATGAGGAGGCGTACACAGAGCTGGCCCGCCTTGAGTGCGACCTGATCCAGGGGTACTACCTGAGCAAGCCCATCCCGGCCGGGGAGCTCAGTGCCTGGATGGTCAAGCAACGGGTCGCAGCAGGTCTGGTCTGA
- a CDS encoding type 1 glutamine amidotransferase domain-containing protein → MKKVLLVLTSVSELGDTGEKTGYNVAEAAHPWKVFKDSGHFVDFASIKGGVPPQDEVDTSDPIQVAFTEDETTRAGLYNTARVDVVDPSQYDAVYLVGGHGTMWDFPESEGLQKLVASVYNTGGVVGAVCHGPAGLLNVELENGLRLVEGKRVAAFTNDEEVAADKDKIVPFFLADRLEEQGATHVSAGVFEEKVIVDERLVTGQNPASAALVAKEMEKLLAEVIHQEKAEEQDESEALRAQKDAEKAAAAAAEAESGH, encoded by the coding sequence ATGAAAAAAGTCCTGCTGGTACTGACCAGCGTTTCCGAACTCGGCGACACCGGTGAGAAGACCGGTTACAACGTGGCCGAGGCTGCCCACCCGTGGAAGGTTTTCAAGGATTCGGGTCACTTCGTTGACTTCGCCTCCATCAAGGGCGGCGTCCCACCCCAGGACGAGGTTGATACCTCCGACCCCATCCAGGTCGCCTTCACCGAGGATGAGACCACCAGGGCAGGCCTCTACAACACGGCCCGCGTTGACGTGGTTGACCCCTCCCAGTACGACGCCGTCTACCTGGTGGGAGGGCACGGCACCATGTGGGATTTCCCCGAGAGTGAGGGCCTGCAGAAGCTGGTCGCCAGCGTGTACAACACCGGCGGCGTGGTCGGCGCTGTGTGCCACGGACCGGCCGGTCTCCTGAACGTCGAGCTGGAGAACGGTCTCCGGCTGGTCGAGGGCAAGCGCGTTGCCGCGTTCACCAACGACGAGGAAGTCGCTGCCGACAAGGACAAGATCGTCCCGTTCTTCCTGGCTGACCGCCTCGAGGAGCAGGGTGCCACCCATGTCTCGGCGGGTGTCTTCGAAGAGAAGGTCATCGTGGACGAGCGTCTCGTCACCGGCCAGAATCCCGCGTCAGCTGCCTTGGTAGCCAAGGAGATGGAGAAACTTCTCGCCGAGGTCATCCACCAGGAAAAGGCCGAGGAGCAGGACGAGTCCGAGGCACTGCGGGCTCAGAAGGACGCCGAAAAGGCAGCAGCAGCCGCCGCGGAAGCGGAATCCGGCCACTAG